The following proteins come from a genomic window of Lolium rigidum isolate FL_2022 chromosome 5, APGP_CSIRO_Lrig_0.1, whole genome shotgun sequence:
- the LOC124657118 gene encoding uncharacterized protein LOC124657118: MENLFMQVFESRDGVAAQIRHQGESYAHSLARAFHLHGHRPPPWLIPSCAAGPQELNGKPIIPEFLFAGSQITTPATSRTVFLPRAVPTTSFTSVGVPNEYVGLETICDTLDANQHEAPQQNQVSADDQELAEATSEVNIFSVVKRSRSRQRRIEDRSREKDQGAKSGSSDVMQGGMQRSERATAGSKRTAASLSSKPSGDSANNAGTRTSLLGLENGFRANEGISTESFKRSKHGDPGNQGVQLDFSQNRIASSGNNVKVPENCPVRNLLEVQVTGGSVCQALPATHLSVEPKKLQFDGVESVCVNPASEQTMQQPDDCAPESASIDLDEAHSLNEVPVTCSAGHALPETYLSAGQKKPQFDVVESVCINPASEQTMQQPKCALESASFDLAEAHSVSEVQVAGSVCHTLPETYLSVEPKKLQFDGFESVCMNPASEQTMQQPECALGSANSDRAKAHSLNEDPSTSCSQVSRFMGRLLLDGVESGYLNSGSAPVKQLQERVLERSSLGTHPVKEDESPSSSSKVPNPKGVLLVERDTLHTVEDTGRTIELDDFSDRITTQSPESSEQHCADLPSSESLEPPTQLADTSSETPSPSRISLDDLLEEDGCEDLSHSPINDDDRQCSQFRSAACPEKLQPQTVTLIDVYNTSLSPYKTQSNGTHSNRSPVVNASVSEENEVSQEQHFLARTSSELNEAEVGTPLGHASPASQNEILELKPAHYAVNCNSGKLGADQEKFSALTKACDISVSNTKDESAVPEVMSCISVRRTSEMHTTERNSMTSAENLRQDDDTSLLENAVKENTFSCTADSDKRKSSQPSIQYFSHTVASHEKINLAKSDKSSASYDQKRSVHDGVQVNGGLSSKRRRMRSRSDFELSRTPCANSLALDHQVGISGDMLTTRNFSEKSQLSGRYFLRSSGSCKSMSLDSEVENAASNCKNSVTSDVYGNCNSSRGRCNTTSLLNAVLDNSPSASTSRSTMEGMLFDNSREQIQDNSEVEFLTRTASLPCSAGILSHNEENYTGQEDTCLQGQDLNVTNESVADQEMVLQVDNLSSPIAISNPENCSGAELFPVLSSYTLDQHGEQASAPNALFHEKLCYGSNVKLGRKYKSYDPKGHLLSGTAISRQLDDESFQCDGSMPEFERFDVPVEFDSPPTGKRPFEDLYDSNAASGVWETLSGKPRNYSFSDELQQYSGSDSRSIMDSFGCGLELDTFFISDAVASCSSDANSRQEINETPLTPSVEKYSLRKFPSRSGSGSEHMGSIPELECFRIDEDNIITEEDEHQDMLPGSVDVNCSFQQQSGRKALQDITGLCQNNGNSPSLSARCMDTGNIDLSGESFSSELKNHSNMRKDHGNMKPKDSHPTSVKREGKVTRSLHGRLGTAEKRNSRNLRHRSEANVDRQLKPSNIVANMTSFIPLVKQKSQPTTACVKKDVKVKALKAAEAAKRLEEKKQKEQEIRKAAAKVERERLKREKEQKQKLEEEKKKRDEEEQKKKREVDAATKKRQREEGEKRETMKKRKCIDEARKQQKQPMDRRRGTKDEKDARQKASDAMETKKNLVDVGKNQTKLEETTEPALPYKDNKSKDEKGVAVDERPASFGSDAKETMPNSFEESYDMSPFKDSDDEEDDDFEDEQESRRRMKFVPTWARKENLDKILLSNITLDPREIFARKSSFNISDVFSAYIPQRGLR; the protein is encoded by the exons ATGGAGAACCTCTTCATGCAGGTCTTCGAGAGCCGGGACGGCGTCGCCGCGCAGATCCGCCACCAGGGCGAATCCTACGCCCACTCCCTCGCCCGCGCCTTCCACCTCCACGGCCACCGCCCCCCGCCATGGCTcatcccctcctgcgccgccggtCCGCAAG AGCTAAATGGCAAACCAATTATTCCGGAGTTTCTTTTCGCTGGAAGCCAGATTACAACACCAGCAACCAGCAGAACCGTCTTCCTGCCAAGAGCTGTTCCTACAACTTCCTTCACAAGTGTCGGGGTTCCAAACGAATACGTCGGCCTGGAGACTATCTGCGACACTCTGGATGCTAACCAGCACGAAGCGCCGCAGCAGAACCAGGTTTCAGCTGATGACCAGGAACTTGCCGAGGCTACTTCGGAAGTCAACATATTTTCCGTGGTGAAGCGCTCCAGGTCAAGGCAGCGGCGTATTGAAGACCGCTCACGGGAGAAGGATCAAGGGGCGAAGAGTGGAAGCAGTGATGTTATGCAGGGCGGGATGCAGAGGTCTGAACGTGCGACTGCAGGCTCGAAAAGAACAGCTGCGTCGTTATCCTCCAAACCATCTGGTGACAGTGCAAACAATGCTGGAACAAGGACCTCTTTGCTTGGTCTGGAGAATGGTTTTCGTGCCAATGAGGGTATATCAACTGAATCCTTCAAGCGCAGCAAACATGGTGATCCTGGAAATCAAGGAGTTCAGTTAGATTTTTCTCAAAACCGGATTGCCAGTTCTGGCAATAATGTCAAGGTCCCTGAAAATTGTCCTGTTAGAAATTTGCTTGAGGTGCAAGTTACAGGAGGCAGCGTGTGCCAGGCACTCCCTGCAACTCATTTGTCGGTTGAGCCGAAAAAACTTCAGTTTGATGGTGTTGAATCAGTCTGCGTGAATCCTGCAAGTGAACAAACCATGCAGCAACCTGATGATTGTGCTCCAGAAAGTGCCAGTATTGATCTTGATGAGGCACACTCTTTAAATGAAGTGCCAGTTACATGCAGTGCTGGCCATGCACTCCCTGAAACTTATTTGTCGGCTGGGCAGAAAAAGCCGCAATTCGATGTTGTTGAATCAGTCTGCATTAATCCTGCAAGTGAGCAAACGATGCAGCAACCAAAATGTGCTCTGGAAAGTGCCAGTTTTGATCTTGCTGAGGCACATTCGGTAAGTGAAGTGCAAGTTGCAGGCAGTGTTTGCCACACACTCCCGGAAACTTATTTGTCGGTTGAGCCGAAAAAACTTCAGTTCGATGGTTTTGAATCAGTCTGCATGAATCCTGCAAGTGAACAAACGATGCAGCAACCAGAATGTGCTCTCGGAAGTGCCAACTCTGATCGTGCTAAGGCACATTCTTTAAATGAAGACCCTTCTACCAGCTGTTCGCAAGTTTCTCGTTTCATGGGCAGATTATTGCTTGATGGTGTGGAATCAGGATATTTGAACTCTGGCAGTGCACCAGTGAAGCAGCTGCAGGAACGTGTTTTGGAACGTTCCAGCCTTGGCACACATCCGGTAAAGGAGGACGAATCTCCGTCCAGTTCCTCTAAAGTACCTAATCCTAAAGGCGTATTATTGGTTGAAAGGGATACACTGCATACTGTAGAAGATACTGGAAGAACAATAGAACTGGATGATTTTTCAGATCGGATCACCACTCAGAGTCCCGAGTCTTCTGAACAACACTGCGCTGATCTTCCATCCAGTGAATCTTTGGAGCCACCTACCCAACTAGCTGATACTAGTTCTGAGACTCCTTCACCGTCACGAATATCACTGGACGACTTGTTAGAGGAGGATGGCTGTGAGGATCTCTCGCATTCACCTATAAATGATGATGATAGACAATGCTCCCAATTCAGGTCCGCTGCATGTCCAGAGAAGCTTCAACCTCAGACTGTTACTTTGATTGATGTTTATAACACAAGCCTCTCTCCTTATAAAACACAAAGCAATGGCACACATTCCAATCGTAGTCCTGTTGTGAATGCTTCTGTATCTGAAGAAAATGAGGTATCTCAGGAGCAACATTTCTTGGCTAGAACATCTTCAGAATTAAATGAAGCAGAAGTGGGTACTCCCTTGGGCCATGCATCTCCGGCCTCACAAAATGAAATACTCGAGTTAAAGCCAGCACATTATGCAGTTAACTGCAATTCTGGAAAGTTGGGCGCCGATCAGGAAAAATTCTCAGCTTTGACCAAAGCATGTGACATTTCCGTCAGCAACACGAAGGATGAATCTGCAGTGCCAGAAGTTATGAGCTGTATTTCAGTTAGAAGAACCAGCGAAATGCATACGACTGAACGGAACAGTATGACTTCGGCTGAAAATCTGCGTCAAGATG ATGACACCTCTCTTCTTGAGAATGCTGTTAAAGAAAATACATTTTCTTGTACAGCAGACAGCGATAAAAGGAAATCTTCACAACCCTCTATTCAATACTTCTCACATACTGTAGCATCACATGAGAAAATTAATCTGGCCAAGTCAGACAAAAGCAGTGCTTCTTATGACCAGAAGAGGTCAGTTCATGATGGAGTTCAAGTAAATGGCGGTTTGTCATCTAaaaggagaagaatgagatccCGATCAGACTTTGAGCTTTCCAGGACTCCTTGCGCAAATTCATTGGCTCTAGACCACCAAGTTGGCATTTCTGGTGATATGTTAACCACGAGAAATTTCTCAGAGAAATCCCAACTGTCAGGTCGTTACTTCTTAAGGAGTTCAGGATCCTGCAAGAGCATGTCTCTGGATTCAGAGGTGGAGAATGCTGCAAGCAACTGCAAGAATTCAGTTACGAGTGATGTTTATGGAAATTGCAATTCTTCCCGTGGAAGATGCAATACGACAAGCCTACTGAATGCTGTCCTTGATAACTCACCTAGTGCAAGCACTAGCAGGAGTACAATGGAGGGAATGCTCTTCGACAATTCTCGAGAGCAGATACAAGATAATTCAGAAGTTGAATTTCTGACCAGAACTGCTTCTTTGCCTTGCTCCGCTGGCATCCTATCTCACAATGAGGAAAACTACACAGGACAG GAAGATACTTGCTTACAAGGTCAAGACCTGAATGTCACCAATGAAAGTGTGGCAGACCAGGAAATGGTTCTTCAGGTGGATAACCTGTCATCTCCAATTGCAATATCAAATCCAGAAAATTGTTCTGGAGCGGAATTGTTTCCTGTACTTTCAAGTTATACTTTAGATCAACATGGTGAACAAGCATCTGCTCCGAATGCATTGTTTCATGAGAAATTATGTTATGGCTCCAACGTTAAACTTGGTAGGAAATATAAAAGTTATGATCCAAAAGGACATTTGTTGTCTGGTACTGCTATTTCAAGGCAATTGGATGATGAATCGTTCCAATGTGATGGTTCAATGCCAGAATTTGAGAGGTTTGACGTTCCTGTTGAATTTGACAGCCCACCTACCGGAAAAAGGCCATTTGAGGATCTTTACGATTCTAATGCAGCAAGTGGTGTCTGGGAAACTTTGTCTGGGAAACCTAGAAACTATTCCTTCTCTGATGAACTGCAACAATACAGTGGTAGTGACAGTCGCAGCATCATGGACTCTTTCGGATGTGGATTAGAACTTGATACCTTTTTTATTTCCGATGCTGTAGCCTCATGTTCCTCAGATGCTAACAGCAGACAAGAGATCAATGAAACTCCGTTGACTCCATCAGTTGAAAAATATAGCCTCCGGAAATTTCCATCAAGATCTGGATCTGGTTCAGAACATATGGGTTCTATTCCTGAACTTGAATGCTTCCGAATTGATGAAGACAACATCATCACGGAAGAGGATGAGCACCAAGATATGTTACCTGGATCTGTAGATGTGAATTGCTCATTCCAGCAGCAATCTGGCAGAAAAGCACTTCAGGATATCACTGGATTATGTCAAAACAATGGAAATTCTCCGTCTCTTTCAGCAAGATGCATGGATACAGGTAACATAGACTTGAGTGGAGAATCTTTCAGCAGTGAGCTCAAGAATCATTCCAACATGAGAAAGGATCATGGCAACATGAAGCCAAAAGACAGTCATCCTACTTCAGTTAAGAGAGAAGGGAAAGTAACCCGATCTCTTCATGGCAGATTAGGCACGGCAGAAAAACGCAATAGCAGAAATCTGAGACACAGGAGTGAAGCAAATGTTGACAGACAACTTAAGCCTAGCAATATTGTTGCCAATATGACATCTTTTATACCTCTTGTAAAACAGAAGTCGCAACCTACAACAGCGTGCG TTAAAAAAGACGTTAAGGTGAAGGCCCTTAAGGCAGCTGAAGCTGCAAAACGTCTTGAAGAGAAGAAACAAAAGGAGCAAGAAATTCGCAAAGCGGCTGCAAAAGTAGAGCGGGAAAGACTGAAGCGTGAGaaggaacaaaaacaaaaacttgAAGAGGAAAAGAAGAAACGAGATGAAGAGGAACAAAAGAAGAAGCGAGAAGTTGATGCGGCCACTAAGAAGAGGCAgagggaagaaggggaaaagagggAAACAATGAAAAAAAGAAAATGCATTGACGAAGCTCGAAAGCAACAGAAGCAGCCTATGGATAGACGGCGAGGCACAAAGGATGAGAAGGATGCTCGTCAAAAAGCTTCT GATGCTATGGAGACGAAAAAGAATTTGGTTGATGTAGGCAAAAACCAAACTAAACTTGAAGAGACTACGGAACCTGCCCTTCCATACAAGGACAATAAAAGTAAGGACGAGAAAGGTGTTGCAGTAGATGAGAGACCTGCAAGTTTTGGATCTGATGCTAAGGAAACTATGCCGAACAGTTTTGAGGAG TCGTATGATATGTCACCGTTCAAAGATTctgacgatgaggaagatgatgacTTTGAAGATGAACAAGAATCAAGGCGCAGAATGAAATTTGTTCCTACTTGGGCTCG AAAAGAAAACCTGGATAAGATCTTATTATCCAACATAACATTAGACCCTAGAGAAATATTTGCACGGAAGTCATCCTTCAACATATCTGATG TTTTCTCGGCCTACATTCCCCAACGTGGCTTAAGATAA
- the LOC124657119 gene encoding protein synthesis inhibitor II-like, with product MAAPAFRLLLLLAVAGAVAGAEYDLPPAVVVMNFTEFGPVVDDMISVGVETHDLSIGGFTNGRGHWQSFPGHDHLFPASTPLPFGNSYEELIGGLANLPDLPLGREAMQQAARVLSAYDPATTTDHQPLKRALASLKVMLSEAGRLQPISESVARGWETESRVAPEHLPYIEHWDTMSYEIIRANRTGKWGGPFTGMLEKSANIRSMDEALAVVKVLLNPSFEQVLMAHATIINLE from the coding sequence ATGGCTGCACCTGcattccgcctcctcctcctcctcgctgtcgCCGGAGCAGTTGCTGGTGCCGAATACGACCTACCACCAGCCGTTGTCGTGATGAACTTCACAGAGTTCGGCCCCGTCGTCGATGACATGATCTCCGTGGGCGTGGAGACTCACGACCTCTCCATCGGCGGCTTCACCAACGGGCGCGGCCACTGGCAGTCCTTCCCAGGCCACGACCACCTGTTCCCGGCCTCCACGCCCCTCCCGTTCGGCAACAGCTACGAGGAGCTCATCGGCGGCCTGGCGAACCTGCCGGACCTGCCGCTGGGGCGGGAGGCCATGCAGCAGGCCGCCAGGGTGCTCTCCGCCTACGACCCGGCCACCACCACAGACCACCAGCCACTGAAGCGGGCGCTGGCGTCGCTGAAGGTGATGCTATCCGAGGCCGGCCGGCTGCAGCCCATCAGCGAGAGCGTCGCCAGGGGATGGGAGACCGAGTCCCGCGTCGCCCCGGAGCACCTGCCCTACATCGAGCACTGGGACACCATGTCCTACGAGATCATCCGCGCCAACCGGACGGGCAAGTGGGGCGGGCCCTTCACCGGCATGCTGGAGAAGAGCGCCAACATCCGCAGCATGGACGAGGCGCTCGCCGTGGTCAAGGTGCTGCTCAACCCCAGCTTCGAGCAAGTGCTCATGGCTCACGCCACCATCATCAACCTGGAGTAA